The following are encoded together in the Astyanax mexicanus isolate ESR-SI-001 chromosome 8, AstMex3_surface, whole genome shotgun sequence genome:
- the LOC111196297 gene encoding gastrula zinc finger protein XlCGF7.1: protein MLSCSKSSLEPSVNFCTCMKFSFTDTIKRFHKYITLLKEGENMASREISNTHQTPSSTPHTQMQKSTNKKKNHHCSDCGKSFSKQCHLHEHQRIHTGERPFQCSDCGKSFNYHIVLQRHQRIHTGERPFHCSDCGKSFITHGNLKTHQNIHTGEKPFHCSACGKSFKDQRNLQQHQRIHTGEKPYYCSECWKSFSQQSTLHQHQRIHTGEKPFHCSDCGKSFTQQGNLKTHQRSHTGEKPYHCSDCGKSFKDQRNLQRHQRIHTKETRLCSECGKSFTSSHTLKRHRCIKKKVQ from the coding sequence CCAGTGTCAACTTTTGTACCTGTATGAAGTTTAGCTTCACAGATACAATCAAAAGATTTCACAAATATATTACGCTGCTGAAAGAAGGGGAGAACATGGCATCCAGAGAAATCTCCAATACTCATCAAACACCCTCTtctacacctcacacacaaatgcagaaaagtacaaacaagaagaaaaatcaccactgctcagactgtgggaagagttttagtaaaCAATGTCATCTCCatgaacaccagcgcattcacactggagagagaccatttcagtgctcagactgcgggaagagttttaattaTCACATTGTTCTGcagcgacaccagcgcattcacactggagagagaccgtttcactgctcggactgtggaaagagttttattacacatgGTAACCTCAAAACACATCAGaatattcacactggagagaaaccgtttcactgctcagcctgtgggaagagttttaaggATCAAAGAAATCTCcagcaacaccagcgcattcacactggagagaaaccatattattgTTCGGAATGTtggaagagttttagtcaacagagtactctccatcaacaccagcgcattcacactggagagaaaccgtttcactgctcggactgtggaaagagttttactcaacagggtAACCTCAAAACGCATCAGCGCagtcacactggagagaaaccgtatcactgctcagactgtgggaagagttttaaggATCAAAGAAATCTccagcgacaccagcgcattcacacgaAAGAAACCAGActgtgctcagagtgtggaaagagcttCACATCCTCACACACATTAAAGAGACACAGGTGCATTAAGAAAAAAGTGCAGTGA
- the LOC125803867 gene encoding gastrula zinc finger protein XlCGF7.1-like, whose product MLSCSKSSLEPSVNFRTCMKFSFTDTIRRFYKYDKLLKEEKYMASRETSNIQTPSPSPPTQMQKSTDKKTHQCSDCGKSFTKPSELKRHQRTHTGEKPYPCSDCGKSFSKQCHLQQHQRIHTGERPFQCSDCGKSFSYRIVLQQHQRIHTGEKPFHCSDCGKSFTTQRNLKTHQRIHTGEKPFQCSDCGKSFARQSHLQGHWRIHTGEKPYFCSECSKSFSQQSHLKQHQRIHTGEKPFHCFECEKSFKQLHSFQRHQLIHTGEKPYYCFECEKSFKQLRGLQRHQCIPT is encoded by the coding sequence ATGCTGTCCTGTTCCAAATCTTCTCTTGAACCCAGTGTCAACTTTCGTACCTGTATGAAGTTTAGCTTTACTGATACAATCagaagattttataaatatgataagctGCTGAAAGAAGAGAAGTACATGGCATCTAGGGAAACCTCCAATATTCAAACACCCTCTCCTTCACCTCCCacacaaatgcagaaaagtacagacaagaaaactcaccagtgctcagactgtgggaagagctttactaAACCGAGTGAACTCAAGCGacaccagcgcactcacactggagagaaaccgtatccgtgctcagactgtgggaagagttttagtaaaCAATGTCATCTCcagcaacaccagcgcattcacactggagagagaccatttcagtgctcagactgtgggaagagttttagttatCGCATTGTTCTGcagcaacaccagcgcattcacactggagagaaaccgtttcactgctcggactgtggaaagagttttactacacagcgtAACCTCaaaacacatcagcgcattcacacgggagagaaaccgtttcaatgctcagactgtggaaaaagtTTTGCTAGACAGAGTCATCTCCAAGGTCAttggcgcattcacactggagagaaaccatatttttgttcagagtgttcaaagagttttagtcaacagagtcatctcaaacaacaccagcgcattcacactggagagaaaccatttcactgctTCGAGTGTGAGAAGAGCTTTAAGCAATTGCATAGTTTCCAgagacaccagctcattcacactggagagaaaccatattattgCTTTGAGTGTGAGAAGAGCTTTAAGCAACTAAGAGGTTTACAGAGACACCAGTGCATTCCTACTTAA
- the LOC103029579 gene encoding gastrula zinc finger protein XlCGF7.1-like — protein MASREISNTHQTPSPTSQIQMQKSTEKKKNHHCSDCGRSFTKPSELKRPQRTHTGEKPYSCSDCGKSFSKQCHLQRHQRIHTGERPFQCSDCGKSFSYRIVLQQHQRIHTGEKPFHCSDCGKSFTTQRNLKTHESIHTGEKPFQCSDCGKSFARQSHLQGHCRIHTGEKPYFCSECSKSFSQQSHLKQHQRIHTGEKPFHCFECEKSFKRLHCLQRHLRIHTGEKPYHCFECERSFKQQRGLQIHQCIPPNTVSRAPTELKF, from the coding sequence ATGGCATCAAGAGAAATCTCCAATACTCATCAAACACCCTCTCCTACATCTCAaatacaaatgcagaaaagtacagagaagaagaaaaatcaccactgctcagactgtgggaggagttttactaaaCCCAGTGAACTCAAGCGACCGCAGCgcactcacactggagagaaaccatattcgtgctcagactgtgggaagagttttagtaaaCAATGTCATCTCCAGcggcaccagcgcattcacactggagagagaccatttcagtgctcagactgtgggaagagttttagttatCGCATTGTTCTCcagcaacaccagcgcattcacactggagagaaaccgtttcactgctcggactgtggaaagagttttactacacagcgtAACCTCAAAACACATGAGAGCATTCACacgggagagaaaccgtttcaatgctcagactgtggaaaaagtTTTGCTAGACAGAGTCATCTCCAAGGTCATTgtcgcattcacactggagagaaaccatatttttgttcagagtgttcaaagagttttagtcaacagagtcatctcaaacaacaccagcgcattcacactggagagaaaccatttcactgctTCGAGTGTGAGAAGAGCTTTAAGCGATTGCATTGTTTACAGAGacacctgcgcattcacactggagagaaaccatatcattGCTTCGAGTGTGAGAGGAGCTTTAAGCAACAAAGAGGTTTACAGATACACCAATGCATTCCCCCAAATACTGTCAGCAGAGCTCCAACAGAATTGAAATTTTAA